In one Sesamum indicum cultivar Zhongzhi No. 13 linkage group LG12, S_indicum_v1.0, whole genome shotgun sequence genomic region, the following are encoded:
- the LOC105175276 gene encoding fumarylacetoacetase, whose protein sequence is MVLKSFVEVHPDSHFPIQNLPYGVFKAEPGSEARPGVAIGDYVLDLSVIASAGLFDGPYLENSDCFNQPTLNKFLGLGQLAWKEARSTLQKLLSAAEPILRDNTSLRQKALLPMDKVQMLLPIAIGDYTDFFASKHHAKNCGLIFRGPENPINPNWFHIPIAYHGRASSIVISGTDIIRPRGQGHPTVNSLPYFGPSRKLDFELEMAAVVGAGNELGKPVDVNEAANHIFGLVLMNDWSARDIQAWEYVPLGPFLGKSFGTTISPWIVTLDALAPFASDAPDQNPPPLPYLAEKEYKNYDISLQVSIVPAGQKDACIISRSNFKHLYWTITQQLAHHTINGCNLRPGDLLGTGTISGPEPDSYGCLLELTWNGQKPLSLGGTTRTFLDDGDEVIFTGCCKGGGYNVGFGRCSGKILPSPP, encoded by the exons ATGGTGCTCAAGTCTTTCGTCGAAGTCCATCCGGACTCGCACTTCCCTATTCAGAACTTGCCGTACGGCGTCTTCAAGGCCGAACCTGGTTCGGAGGCCAGACCGGGCGTTGCAATTGGCGACTATGTGCTGGACCTCTCCGTGATTGCCTCGGCTGGACTCTTCGACGGTCCGTATCTCGAAAACTCCGATTGTTTCAACCAG CCTACTCTCAATAAGTTCTTGGGACTGGGACAACTGGCATGGAAGGAAGCTCGTAGTACATTGCAAAAGCTATTATCAG CTGCAGAGCCAATATTACGGGATAATACTAGTCTAAGGCAGAAAGCACTTCTGCCTATG GACAAGGTCCAAATGCTTCTTCCTATTGCAATAGGGGACTACACTGACTTTTTTGCGTCAAAGCATCATGCGAAGAACTGTGGACTTATATTTCGAGGCCCAGAAAACCCAATTAACCCAAATTG GTTTCACATTCCTATTGCTTACCACGGGCGTGCATCTTCTATTGTCATCTCTGGCACTGACATAATCAGGCCAAG AGGACAAGGCCATCCAACAGTGAATTCTCTACCATATTTTGGGCCTTCTCGGAAGTTGGACTTTGAGCTGGAAATG GCTGCTGTAGTTGGTGCTGGGAATGAATTGGGGAAGCCCGTGGATGTAAATGAAGCTGCAAATCATATCTTTGGACTTGTCTTAATGAATGACTGGAGTG CAAGAGATATTCAAGCATGGGAGTATGTACCTCTTGGTCCTTTCCTGGGCAAAAGTTTTG GTACGACTATATCCCCATGGATTGTCACCTTAGATGCTCTAGCACCATTTGCTTCTGATGCTCCAGATCAG AATCCTCCTCCCTTGCCGTATCTTGCAGAGAAGGAATACAAAAACTATGACATCTCCTTGCAG GTTTCCATTGTACCCGCTGGCCAAAAAGATGCATGCATTATATCAAGAAGCAACTTCAAACACCT ATATTGGACAATAACCCAGCAACTTGCCCATCATACTATCAATGGCTGCAACTTGAGGCCTGGTGACCTCCTTGGGACTGGAACTATAAGTGGTCCT GAACCAGACTCTTACGGATGCTTGCTAGAGTTAACCTGGAATGGACAAAAGCCTTTATCTCTAGGTGGAACTACTCGAACGTTTCTGGATGACGGAGATGAAGTCATTTTCACCGGCTGTTGCAAG GGGGGTGGTTATAATGTTGGCTTTGGAAGGTGCTCAGGGAAAATTCTTCCATCACCACCTTGA
- the LOC105175277 gene encoding BAG family molecular chaperone regulator 5, mitochondrial, whose translation MKSSRKSRFFSSATATATAVVYTFQNDHAVPEPDHKITEIPIQTAPDEQPPSKPVPITIHLPSRPQSGESVAAVKIQSAYKAHVVRTLVRKISAVNSEANYWQKLIQRQETVDAVRTSERDRIKINEALMGLLFRLDSVPGVDPNVRELRRHVSRKIVGLQEILDAVSDARVEQWDGFLRDWDDIVAGIEKEVCKERGGGNEMERFCAEHLGFQCLQRFLRDQ comes from the exons ATGAAATCCTCCCGCAAGTCTAGATTTTTCTCCTCCGCCACAGCCACCGCCACCGCCGTTGTATATACTTTTCAGAATGACCACGCTGTCCCTGAGCCCGACCACAAAATTACGGAAATCCCCATCCAGACCGCCCCCGATGAACAGCCACCTTCGAAACCCGTCCCAATAACTATTCACCTCCCCTCACGCCCCCAATCCGGAGAATCCGTGGCTGCTGTTAAGATACAGTCCGCCTACAAAGCTCACGTGGTCCGTACCCTTGTCAGGAAGATCTCTGCCGTCAATTCTGAAGCCAATTACTGGCAGAAGCTCATCCAACGCCAG GAGACAGTTGATGCTGTACGTACGAGTGAACGGGATCGGATCAAGATCAATGAGGCATTGATGGGCTTGTTATTCAGGCTTGACTCAGTTCCTGGGGTTGATCCTAATGTAAGGGAGCTGAGGAGACATGTCAGCCGCAAGATTGTGGGGCTGCAAGAGATATTGGATGCAGTTTCGGATGCTAGAGTCGAGCAGTGGGATGGATTTTTGAGGGATTGGGATGATATTGTTGCGGGGATTGAGAAAGAGGTTTGCAAGGAAAGAGGTGGTGGGAATGAAATGGAGAGGTTTTGTGCTGAGCATTTGGGTTTCCAGTGCCTGCAAAGGTTCCTTCGTGATCAATGA
- the LOC105175278 gene encoding LOW QUALITY PROTEIN: transcription initiation factor IIF subunit alpha (The sequence of the model RefSeq protein was modified relative to this genomic sequence to represent the inferred CDS: substituted 1 base at 1 genomic stop codon) has translation MSIDLILKPSCSGCGSTAELYGSKCKHLTLCVSCGKTMAENRAKCYECGTPITHLIREYNVRACYSNDKNYFIGRFATGIPNFKKKNENKWSLQKEGLQGRQVTDTLREKYKNKPWLLEDETGQFQYHGQLEGSQSATYYLLMLQGKEFFACPNLYFVLLAYRYNFNKVAQYKQLTLEEAEEKMKNRRKTADGYQRWMMKAANNGAAAFGEVEKFDDRESAGGGGRGRKKTTGDDDEANASDRGEEDEDEEAARKSRLGLNKKGGDDDEEGPRGGDLDFDDDDIEKGDDWEHEEIFTDDDEAVGNDPEEREDLAPEIPAPPEIKQDDEDEDEGDEEEGGXXXXXXXXXXKSXLLGRANGLNDSDAEDDDDDDDTEDDISPVLAPKKEAPKEEPVDNSSPLKSTTSGTGRGTPSSSKSSKAKRKSSGEDSKSTNGAPLKKVKTENEVKPVKDENVSSTKSSTPAKGATPPAPSKSGSAAPTGPVTEDEIRAVLLQKTPVTTQDLVAKFKSRLKLKEDKDAFAAILRRISKIQKTNGANYVVLRER, from the exons ATGTCTATTGATTTGATATTGAAGCCGTCGTGCAGCGGTTGTGGATCGACGGCGGAGCTGTATGGCAGCAAGTGCAAGCACCTAACGCTTTGCGTGAGTTGTGGTAAAACTATGGCCGAGAATCGTGCCAAGTGCTACGAGTGCGGCACCCCCATCACTCACCTTATAAGG GAATATAATGTTCGGGCTTGTTACAGTAACgacaagaattattttattggaagaTTTGCTACTGGAATACCTaattttaagaagaaaaatgagaataaatgGTCATTGCAGAAAGAAGGTTTGCAGGGGCGCCAAGTTACTGATACCTTGCGG GAGAAGTACAAGAATAAACCTTGGCTGCTCGAAGATGAAACAGGCCAGTTTCAATATCATGGTCAGCTTGAGGGTTCTCAGTCGGCAACATACTACCTTCTAATGCTTCAAGGGAAGGAATTT TTTGCATGTCCAAATTTATACTTTGTGTTGCTTGCTTATAGGTACAATTTCAACAAAGTGGCACAGTATAAGCAACTCACTTTGgaagaagcagaagaaaaaatgaaaaatagaagGAAAACTGCTGATGGTTACCAGAGGTGGATGATGAAAGCGGCCAACAATGGAGCTGCAGCCTTTGGTGAAGTCGAAAAGTTTGATGATCGGGAAAGTGCAGGTGGTGGTGGGAGGGGGCGTAAAAAAACCACAGGGGATGATGATGAAGCCAATGCTTCGGATAGGGGAGAGGAAGACGAAGACGAAGAGGCAGCACGAAAAAGTAGGCTAGGACTGAACAAGAAAGGtggagatgatgatgaagaaggGCCAAGAGGTGGTGACCTTGATTTTGATGACGATGATATTGAGAAAG GCGATGATTGGGAGCATGAAGAAATTTTTACAGATGATGATGAAGCAGTTGGAAATGATCCCGAGGAACGTGAAGATTTGGCCCCTGAAATTCCTGCTCCTCCAGAAATTAAGCAG gatgatgaagatgaggaTGAAGGTGATGAAGAAGAGGGAGGGNNNNNNNNNNNNNNNNNNNNNNNNNNNNNAAAGAGTTGACTGCTTGGGCGAGCTAATGGGCTCAATGATTCAGATGCAGAGGATGACGACGACGACGATGAT acggaagatGATATATCTCCAGTACTTGCCCCTAAGAAGGAAGCTCCTAAAGAAGAGCCAGTTGATAACAGCAGTCCTCTAAAATCAACTACTTCTGGGACTGGTCGTGGGACACCATCTAGTTCTAAGTCTTCAAAGGCGAAAAGAAAAAGCAGTGGCGAGGACTCAAAGTCAACTAATGGCGCACCTCTGAAGAAAGTGAAAACAGAAAAT GAGGTAAAACCTGTGAAAGATGAGAATGTATCATCCACAAAGAGCAGTACACCTGCTAAAGGTGCAACACCACCAGCGCCATCAAAAAGTGGGTCAGCTGCTCCTACTGGACCAGTTACTGAAGATGAAATCAGGGCTGTTCTATTACAGAAGACACCAGTGACCACACAGGATCTTGTAGCCAAATTCAAATCTAGACTAAAGTTGAAAGAG